The following coding sequences are from one Chondrinema litorale window:
- a CDS encoding SDR family oxidoreductase: MEQVFNFNKELSGKIALVTGGTKGTGKAIAERLLNAGATVIITARNTPETANDELHFISADLSTSTGTEKVVEEVLAKYGRLDILINNLGGSETKGGGFSVLTDEAWEHSIQTNLLAPVRLDRGFLPKMLEQKSGVIIHIASIQGKLPLYDSTLPYAAAKAGLINYSKGLSNEVSPKGVRVLTVSPGWIMTTSAEKMMERIAESSNTTKEQATQSVMDALGGIPIGRPAQPKEVAELIGFLVSPKANYLTGTTFVIDGGTIPTI, translated from the coding sequence ATGGAACAAGTATTTAATTTCAACAAAGAGTTATCGGGCAAAATTGCATTGGTAACAGGAGGGACAAAAGGGACAGGAAAAGCGATTGCCGAGCGACTTTTAAATGCAGGTGCAACAGTAATTATTACGGCAAGAAATACACCTGAAACCGCTAACGATGAATTGCATTTCATTTCAGCAGACTTAAGTACTTCAACCGGAACAGAAAAAGTAGTTGAAGAAGTATTAGCAAAATATGGGAGATTAGACATTTTGATAAACAACTTGGGTGGTTCTGAAACAAAAGGTGGTGGTTTTTCAGTTTTGACAGATGAAGCGTGGGAACATTCCATTCAAACAAATTTGCTTGCACCGGTTCGTTTAGACAGGGGATTTTTACCTAAAATGCTTGAGCAGAAAAGTGGCGTGATTATTCACATTGCTTCCATTCAAGGTAAGTTGCCGCTTTACGATTCTACTTTACCTTATGCAGCTGCAAAAGCAGGATTAATCAATTATAGCAAAGGTTTGTCGAATGAAGTTTCGCCAAAAGGTGTAAGAGTTTTGACGGTTTCACCAGGTTGGATTATGACTACATCTGCAGAAAAAATGATGGAACGTATTGCAGAAAGCTCAAATACTACCAAAGAACAAGCCACTCAAAGTGTAATGGACGCATTAGGCGGAATACCTATTGGTAGGCCAGCACAACCTAAAGAAGTTGCCGAATTGATTGGTTTTTTAGTTTCACCAAAAGCCAATTATTTGACAGGTACGACATTTGTAATCGATGGCGGAACGATTCCAACAATTTAA
- a CDS encoding nuclear transport factor 2 family protein, whose protein sequence is MNLPKVIADLVKAQDNFDSTAYANCFTKTAVVFDEGKTHNGKAEIKNWIEKANKEYQITMKPLEYSEAQQTLKAEISGTFPGSPLTLTYHYEFKDELIESLEIV, encoded by the coding sequence ATGAATTTACCAAAAGTAATAGCAGACTTAGTAAAAGCACAGGACAATTTTGACAGTACAGCTTACGCTAATTGTTTTACCAAAACAGCCGTGGTTTTTGACGAAGGGAAAACACACAACGGTAAAGCAGAAATAAAAAATTGGATAGAAAAAGCCAACAAGGAATATCAAATAACAATGAAACCGCTTGAATATTCAGAAGCCCAACAGACCTTAAAAGCTGAGATTTCAGGTACCTTTCCGGGAAGTCCGCTTACATTAACTTATCATTATGAATTTAAAGACGAGTTAATTGAATCGCTGGAAATTGTATGA